The following are from one region of the Actinoplanes sp. L3-i22 genome:
- a CDS encoding LCP family protein, which translates to MRTTSKRRRRTPRWALWTVVFGSLLLVAGGGGAIGLNATVAAATSSVGQESLLGSAKPAEEKKNASLDGEKNLLLVGIDQRPSQINGEPLRSDSIILLHINKDHSSGYMISLPRDSYVYIPAYDNGKQKWAGGKTKINAAFAFGTRGLKGNEALQHGFELLTMTVKELTGITPDAGAIIDFQGFRDVVNVLGKVCMYVDTTTKSIHLGKDSKGNTAKPFVINPDGTLKSKISGVTPNTYTKGNHCFTPGQALDFVRQRDLLADNSLDYGRQRHQQQFFKAIINQALKDGLDSPTKLPKLLSAFGKAMTVDNGGIDLADWALSMRSLKPDKLITIKTNAGKLNSENVPGSGSVELLSDDSMTLLKSIKKDQIDTFLLSHPDFIANS; encoded by the coding sequence TTGCGTACGACCAGCAAGCGCAGACGCCGTACGCCCCGCTGGGCCCTCTGGACGGTGGTCTTCGGCTCACTGCTGCTGGTGGCCGGCGGTGGCGGAGCGATCGGGTTGAACGCGACGGTGGCCGCGGCGACCTCCTCGGTCGGGCAGGAATCCCTGCTCGGCTCGGCGAAACCGGCCGAGGAGAAGAAGAACGCGAGCCTGGACGGCGAGAAGAATCTGCTGCTCGTCGGCATCGACCAGCGGCCCTCGCAGATCAACGGCGAACCGCTGCGGTCCGACTCGATCATTCTGCTGCACATCAACAAGGACCACAGCAGCGGATACATGATTTCACTCCCCCGTGACAGCTACGTCTACATCCCGGCGTACGACAACGGGAAGCAGAAGTGGGCCGGCGGCAAGACGAAGATCAACGCCGCGTTCGCCTTCGGCACCCGGGGCCTGAAGGGCAACGAGGCGCTCCAGCACGGCTTCGAGCTGCTCACCATGACGGTCAAGGAGCTGACCGGCATCACGCCGGACGCCGGCGCGATCATCGACTTCCAGGGCTTCCGGGACGTGGTCAACGTGCTCGGCAAGGTCTGTATGTACGTGGACACCACGACCAAGTCGATCCACCTCGGCAAGGACTCCAAGGGCAACACCGCCAAGCCGTTCGTGATCAATCCGGACGGCACGCTGAAGAGCAAGATCTCGGGCGTGACGCCGAACACGTACACCAAGGGCAACCACTGCTTCACGCCCGGCCAGGCGCTCGACTTCGTCCGCCAGCGGGACCTGCTCGCCGACAACTCGCTGGACTACGGTCGCCAGCGGCACCAGCAGCAGTTCTTCAAGGCGATCATCAACCAGGCGCTGAAGGACGGGCTCGACTCGCCGACCAAGCTGCCGAAGCTGCTGAGCGCGTTCGGCAAGGCGATGACGGTCGACAACGGCGGGATCGACCTGGCGGACTGGGCGCTGTCGATGCGCAGCCTCAAGCCGGACAAGCTGATCACCATCAAGACCAACGCGGGCAAGCTGAACTCGGAGAACGTGCCGGGCTCGGGCAGCGTCGAGCTGCTGAGCGACGACAGCATGACCCTGCTGAAGTCGATCAAGAAGGACCAGATCGACACGTTCCTGCTGTCCCACCCGGACTTCATCGCCAACAGCTGA
- a CDS encoding glycosyltransferase, translated as MSPEPDVSVVIPTCNRPELAVRAVRGALGQTHRNLEVIVVVDGPDEATVTALGEIGDPRLSVIVLPERGKAPNARNTGARAARGRWTAMLDDDDEWLPTKIERQLELAAAATAEFPVIACRMISRTPRADTVMPRRLPGPDEPISEYLLVRRGLFYGDGFVQTSCLMAPTALWQKVPFTVGLRRAQELDWTLRAMREPGTALIYAEEPLVLWHQDENRDRISLQNPWQEQLAWLRGNRELFTPRAYAAFTLSVLSSMAAPTRSSRLFRELLAEAREHGDPGTVDYLTHMQIWALPPSVRHRLRDVVVGRGKRDERTRDIVAGGRGRSDVG; from the coding sequence ATGTCCCCAGAGCCGGATGTCAGTGTCGTCATTCCGACGTGTAACCGACCGGAGCTGGCCGTCCGCGCGGTGCGCGGCGCCCTCGGGCAGACCCACCGGAACCTCGAGGTGATCGTCGTGGTCGACGGCCCCGACGAGGCCACCGTCACCGCGCTGGGCGAGATCGGCGACCCGCGTCTCAGTGTGATCGTGCTCCCGGAGCGCGGCAAGGCCCCGAACGCTCGTAACACCGGCGCCCGGGCGGCCCGCGGCCGCTGGACCGCGATGCTCGACGACGACGACGAGTGGCTGCCCACCAAGATCGAGCGCCAGCTGGAGCTGGCCGCGGCGGCCACCGCGGAGTTCCCGGTGATCGCCTGCCGGATGATCAGCCGCACGCCGCGCGCGGACACCGTGATGCCCCGCCGGCTGCCCGGCCCGGACGAGCCGATCAGTGAGTACCTGCTGGTCCGGCGCGGGCTGTTCTACGGCGACGGGTTCGTGCAGACGTCCTGCCTGATGGCGCCGACCGCGCTCTGGCAGAAGGTGCCGTTCACCGTCGGGCTGCGCCGCGCGCAGGAGCTGGACTGGACGCTGCGGGCGATGCGCGAGCCGGGCACCGCGCTGATCTACGCCGAGGAGCCGCTGGTCCTCTGGCACCAGGACGAGAACCGGGACCGGATCAGCCTGCAGAACCCGTGGCAGGAGCAGCTGGCCTGGCTGCGCGGCAACCGTGAGCTGTTCACCCCGCGCGCCTACGCCGCGTTCACGCTCAGTGTGCTGAGCTCGATGGCCGCGCCGACCCGGAGCAGCCGGCTCTTCCGCGAGCTGCTCGCCGAGGCCCGCGAGCACGGCGACCCGGGCACGGTCGACTACCTTACGCACATGCAGATCTGGGCCCTCCCGCCGAGCGTGCGCCACCGCCTGCGCGACGTCGTGGTCGGCCGCGGCAAGCGGGACGAGCGCACGCGCGACATCGTGGCCGGTGGCAGGGGCAGGTCCGATGTCGGCTGA